The window TGATGAATTAAGAAAAAATGGCGGAGGAAACCGCCATTTTTTCGATTTTTTTAGCATCCCCTTATAATGTCACTTTCCATTTTCCCATCTGAATTTTTTATCTTATTTCTTAAATTTCCTTCAATTTCAATCCTGATTTTTTATAAAAATTGATGGCTTTTTTATTGCTTTCTCTTGCCACGAGCTCAACTGTTAAAATTTCTTTATTTTACGGTATTAGTAAGAGTACCGATTTTTTCAATTTCACAGACAACCTTGTCCCCAGGTTTTAAAAACTTAAAGGGTTTGAATCCGAGTCCTACACCTGATGGAGTCCCTGTGATAATTATATCTCCTTTACGAAGATACATCCCCTTTGAAAGATCACTTATGATTGTAGGAATATCAAAAATAAGCATTTTTGTATTTGAATTTTGACGAAGTTCATCATTTACGCTACATTTTATGTCTAGTTCAACAGGAAAAGGGATTTCACTTTTATGGGCGATTACAGGTCCCATAGGGCAGAAAGTCTCAAGGCATTTACCTTTGAACCACTGTCCATGTTTTCTCTGTATGTTTCTTGCTGACACGTCATTTACGATTGTATATCCAAATATATAGTCTTCAACTTCTTCAGGTTTTATATTTATACCATCTTTTCCTATAATGACACCTAGCTCCACTTCATAGTCAACCATCTCTGTGATCTCTTTATGACTTTGGATAATATCACCGTCTCCTATAGCGGGATCTGCAATTTTTGAAAAATATATTGGAAACTTTGGGATGTTGTCCTCAGAGCCGCTTAGCCCCACTATCTCTTTCGCATGGTCTAAGTAGTTTTTTCCAAGGCACAGAAGGTTTCTCTTAGGATATTCTATAGGTGCGAGAAGTTTAACATCAGTAAGATTTGAAGTAGCTTTATTTTCAGTGATAAATTTTTTAATCTCTTCTAAAAATAAATCATCCCAGCTGTC is drawn from uncultured Ilyobacter sp. and contains these coding sequences:
- a CDS encoding fumarylacetoacetate hydrolase family protein; this encodes MKFVYYLKNSEKKVGIMKNAHSILDISDFYSSKGIKKPKDINELLDSWDDLFLEEIKKFITENKATSNLTDVKLLAPIEYPKRNLLCLGKNYLDHAKEIVGLSGSEDNIPKFPIYFSKIADPAIGDGDIIQSHKEITEMVDYEVELGVIIGKDGINIKPEEVEDYIFGYTIVNDVSARNIQRKHGQWFKGKCLETFCPMGPVIAHKSEIPFPVELDIKCSVNDELRQNSNTKMLIFDIPTIISDLSKGMYLRKGDIIITGTPSGVGLGFKPFKFLKPGDKVVCEIEKIGTLTNTVK